The following coding sequences lie in one Deinococcus sp. YIM 134068 genomic window:
- a CDS encoding SDR family NAD(P)-dependent oxidoreductase, giving the protein MTTLTPSTSTILDLFRLGGRHALVTGGAQGIGLEIARGLAGAGARVTIADMNPETGEEAARDLGGAFETLNVTDVGAVRALAARLTDVDILVNNAGIVRNTPAEDTPDDDWRAVMSVNVDGVFWCCREFGRNMLARGRGSIVSTASMSGLISNHPQPQAAYNASKAAVIHLTRSLAGEWAGRGVRVNAVAPGYTATPLTKRGLETPEWRDTWLKETPMGRLAEPSEIAPAVLYLASDAASFVTGHTLVVDGGYTVW; this is encoded by the coding sequence ATGACCACCCTCACCCCCTCGACCTCCACCATCCTCGACCTCTTCCGCCTGGGCGGGCGGCACGCGCTCGTCACGGGGGGCGCGCAGGGCATCGGCCTGGAAATTGCGCGGGGCCTCGCCGGGGCCGGGGCGCGCGTCACCATCGCGGACATGAACCCCGAGACGGGCGAGGAGGCGGCCCGCGACCTCGGCGGTGCCTTCGAGACGCTCAATGTGACCGACGTGGGGGCCGTGCGCGCCCTCGCCGCCCGGTTGACCGACGTGGACATCCTCGTGAACAACGCAGGAATTGTCCGCAACACGCCCGCCGAGGACACCCCCGACGACGACTGGCGGGCCGTGATGAGTGTCAACGTGGACGGCGTGTTCTGGTGCTGCCGGGAGTTCGGGCGAAACATGCTCGCGCGCGGGCGGGGGTCCATCGTCTCCACCGCGAGCATGAGCGGCCTGATCTCCAACCATCCGCAGCCACAGGCGGCGTACAACGCCAGCAAGGCCGCCGTCATCCACCTCACCCGGTCCCTCGCGGGCGAGTGGGCGGGGCGGGGCGTGCGCGTGAACGCCGTCGCCCCCGGCTACACGGCCACGCCGCTCACCAAGCGCGGCCTGGAAACACCCGAGTGGCGCGACACCTGGCTCAAGGAAACGCCGATGGGCCGCCTCGCCGAGCCGAGCGAGATTGCCCCCGCTGTGCTGTACCTCGCCAGCGACGCCGCGAGTTTCGTCACCGGGCATACGCTGGTGGTGGACGGCGGGTACACGGTGTGGTGA
- a CDS encoding spore photoproduct lyase family protein codes for MDARLLDIRRIYLEPRVPEYARGRDILARFPGAERIEVPSHWNIPGLHGNAGLVRDWVRLKRQVLVLGVRKTFTTRANGRSADWIAPGLANGCALACAYCYVPRRKGFANPITTFVNIEETLSALRRHAERLGPKPDPNQVDPRLWVYDVGENSDLSVDALLSDNVRDLVALYRELPNAKASFATKYVNRDLLTYDPQGKTRVRFSLMPAATARVLDVRTSPMRERIAAVNDFVEAGYEVHLNFSPVVVYEGWTADYTALLREVRDTLSPRALGQLAAEVIFLTHNRALHEVNLGWHPRAERLLWRPGLQEVKRSENGEENVRYRRGLKGEAVRRFTDLLARELPECRVRYAF; via the coding sequence ATGGACGCCCGGCTCCTCGACATCCGCCGCATCTACCTCGAACCACGGGTGCCCGAGTACGCGCGGGGCCGTGACATCCTCGCGCGCTTTCCGGGGGCCGAGCGCATAGAGGTTCCCTCCCACTGGAACATCCCCGGCCTGCACGGCAACGCGGGCCTCGTGCGCGACTGGGTGCGGCTCAAGCGGCAGGTCCTCGTGCTGGGTGTCCGCAAGACCTTCACGACCCGCGCCAATGGCCGCAGCGCCGACTGGATCGCCCCCGGCCTCGCCAACGGGTGCGCGCTCGCCTGCGCGTACTGCTACGTGCCCCGGCGCAAGGGCTTCGCCAACCCCATCACGACCTTCGTGAACATCGAGGAGACGCTGAGCGCCCTGCGGCGGCACGCCGAGCGCCTCGGCCCCAAGCCCGACCCCAATCAGGTGGACCCCCGCCTCTGGGTCTACGACGTGGGCGAGAACAGCGACCTGAGCGTGGACGCGCTGCTCTCGGACAACGTGCGCGACCTCGTGGCGCTCTACCGCGAGTTGCCGAACGCGAAGGCCTCCTTCGCCACGAAGTACGTCAACCGCGACCTGCTGACCTACGACCCACAGGGCAAGACGCGCGTGCGCTTCTCGCTGATGCCCGCCGCCACGGCGCGCGTGCTCGACGTGCGGACCTCTCCCATGCGCGAGCGCATCGCCGCCGTGAACGACTTCGTGGAGGCGGGGTACGAGGTTCACCTCAACTTCTCGCCCGTCGTCGTGTACGAGGGCTGGACCGCCGACTACACGGCCCTGCTGCGCGAGGTGCGGGACACGCTCTCGCCCCGCGCGCTCGGCCAGCTCGCCGCCGAGGTCATCTTTCTGACGCACAACCGCGCCCTGCACGAGGTCAACCTGGGCTGGCATCCCAGGGCCGAGCGGCTGCTGTGGCGACCCGGCCTTCAGGAGGTCAAACGCTCCGAGAACGGGGAGGAGAACGTGCGCTACCGCCGGGGCCTCAAGGGCGAGGCGGTGCGGCGCTTCACCGACCTGCTCGCGCGCGAACTGCCGGAGTGTCGGGTGCGCTACGCCTTCTGA
- a CDS encoding mannitol dehydrogenase family protein, protein MTVKLNRASLASLGPGVAVPHYDPRTLTSGIVHFGVGAFHRSHEAMYLDRLLNLSGHDDWAICGVGVLPGDARMQGVFQAQDHLYTLVTRSPDGASEARVIGAIREFLFAPDDPEAVLEKLADPATRIVSLTITEGGYGINNATGEFDPSGPDFQHDLTPGVVPKTVFGLVTEGLRRRRERGLAPFTVMSCDNMQGNGHVAGRAFTAFARLKDPDLGEWVARHVAFPNSMVDRITPVTTDQTRREVQGEYGIEDAWPVVAESFTQWVLEDHFTLGRPPLETVGVQVVTDVEPYELMKLRLLNASHQAMSHLGLLAGYTYAHEVCRDSLFVDFLLGYMEAEATPTLRPVPGIDLAAYRHDLIARFASTAIQDTLARLVAEGSERIPKFLLPVVREQLATGGEVSRSALVVAAWSLYIAAAQEGPTSGNHLPALVDPRAEQLTDAVAREAGRPGAFLDLHEVFGDLGQNARFRSAYLGARDLLRRQGPLVALQTVNGQPVEVGVVARSE, encoded by the coding sequence ATGACGGTCAAGCTCAACCGCGCCAGCCTCGCCTCCCTGGGTCCGGGCGTCGCCGTTCCCCACTACGACCCCCGGACGCTCACCTCCGGCATCGTTCACTTCGGCGTCGGGGCCTTCCACCGCTCGCACGAGGCGATGTACCTCGACCGCCTGCTCAACCTGAGCGGACACGACGACTGGGCCATCTGCGGTGTGGGCGTGCTGCCCGGCGATGCCCGGATGCAGGGCGTGTTTCAGGCACAGGACCACCTCTACACCCTCGTCACCCGCTCGCCGGATGGAGCGTCGGAGGCCCGCGTCATCGGCGCGATCCGTGAATTCCTCTTCGCCCCCGACGACCCGGAGGCGGTGCTGGAGAAGCTGGCCGACCCCGCCACGCGCATCGTCTCCCTCACCATCACCGAGGGCGGCTACGGCATCAATAATGCGACGGGCGAATTCGACCCCTCCGGCCCCGATTTCCAGCACGACCTGACACCGGGTGTGGTGCCGAAAACGGTGTTCGGCCTCGTGACCGAGGGACTGCGCCGCCGCCGGGAGCGGGGCCTCGCCCCCTTCACGGTCATGTCCTGCGACAACATGCAGGGGAACGGTCATGTGGCGGGACGGGCCTTCACCGCCTTCGCCCGGCTCAAGGACCCCGACCTCGGCGAGTGGGTCGCGCGGCACGTCGCCTTTCCCAACTCGATGGTGGACCGCATCACCCCCGTGACCACCGACCAGACCCGTCGGGAGGTGCAGGGCGAGTACGGCATCGAGGACGCCTGGCCCGTGGTGGCCGAGTCGTTCACCCAGTGGGTGCTGGAGGACCACTTCACGCTGGGGCGGCCCCCGCTGGAGACGGTCGGCGTGCAGGTCGTGACCGACGTGGAACCCTACGAGCTGATGAAGCTGCGGCTGCTGAACGCCTCGCACCAGGCGATGAGTCACCTGGGCTTGCTGGCGGGCTACACCTACGCGCACGAGGTCTGCCGCGACTCCCTGTTCGTGGACTTCCTGCTCGGCTACATGGAGGCGGAGGCCACGCCCACCCTGCGCCCGGTGCCGGGCATCGACCTTGCGGCCTACCGGCACGACCTCATTGCCCGCTTCGCCAGCACGGCGATTCAGGACACGCTCGCCCGCCTCGTCGCGGAGGGGTCGGAGCGCATCCCCAAGTTCCTGCTGCCGGTGGTCCGCGAGCAATTGGCGACGGGCGGCGAGGTCTCGCGCTCGGCCCTCGTGGTGGCGGCCTGGAGCTTGTACATCGCCGCCGCACAGGAGGGACCCACATCTGGGAACCACCTCCCGGCGTTGGTGGACCCCCGCGCCGAACAGTTGACCGACGCCGTGGCGCGTGAGGCGGGGCGACCTGGAGCATTTCTCGACCTCCACGAGGTCTTCGGCGACCTGGGGCAGAACGCCCGCTTCCGCTCGGCGTACCTGGGGGCGCGCGACCTGTTGCGCCGCCAGGGGCCGCTGGTTGCACTCCAGACGGTCAACGGACAACCCGTCGAGGTCGGCGTCGTCGCACGTTCGGAGTGA
- a CDS encoding FGGY-family carbohydrate kinase, protein MSGELLIGIDVGTYSSKGVLVTQAGEILRQHVVPHGISLPTPGHVEQDAETVWWADVLAILRELLSGPYTGADVAGVALSAIGPTLLPLDGEGRPLRPGILYGVDTRAQAQIDALNAEIGEDAIFAHSGMALTSQAIGPKIRWLREQEPEVWARAHTLTTASSYLTFRLTGRHVMDHHTAAHSMPLYDPRTRTWTEEFAAPVLGDRGLDVLPDLAWSDELAGHVTAEAAVLTGLREGTPVAVGTVDALSEAVSVGAVQPGDLMVMYGSTTFFILVQDAPTPDPRVWTVGGAFAGQHNLAAGMSTTGSLTRWFADEFAREQPDTGAAYDALFAAAAALPPGADGLLMLPYFSGERTPINDPRARGVVAGLTLTHTRAHLFRAVLEGVGFGIRHNIGAFRDLGADVRRVVAVGGGAKGRTWLQIVSDIGGETQELPEVTVGASYGDAFLAGLAAGVLRREDLSRWVRPAQPVRPNPALKAEYDRLYGLYRDLYTQTRTTVHALGDG, encoded by the coding sequence ATGTCGGGTGAGTTGCTGATTGGAATAGACGTGGGGACGTACTCCAGCAAGGGCGTCCTTGTGACGCAGGCCGGAGAAATCCTGCGCCAGCACGTCGTCCCGCACGGCATCAGCCTTCCCACCCCCGGTCACGTCGAACAGGATGCGGAGACGGTGTGGTGGGCGGACGTTCTTGCCATCCTCCGCGAGTTGCTGAGTGGGCCGTACACCGGAGCGGACGTGGCGGGTGTCGCCCTGAGCGCCATCGGCCCCACGCTGCTGCCGCTGGACGGGGAGGGGAGGCCACTGCGCCCCGGCATCCTGTACGGGGTGGACACGCGGGCACAGGCTCAAATTGACGCGCTGAACGCAGAGATCGGGGAGGACGCCATCTTCGCCCACAGCGGCATGGCCCTCACGAGTCAAGCCATCGGCCCCAAGATTCGCTGGCTGCGGGAACAGGAGCCGGAGGTGTGGGCGAGGGCGCACACGCTGACGACCGCGAGCAGCTACCTCACCTTTCGCCTGACGGGTCGGCACGTCATGGACCACCACACGGCGGCCCACTCCATGCCGCTGTACGACCCACGAACGCGCACCTGGACGGAGGAGTTCGCCGCGCCCGTGCTGGGCGACAGGGGGCTGGACGTGCTCCCCGATCTCGCCTGGAGCGACGAGCTGGCCGGGCACGTCACCGCCGAGGCCGCCGTCCTGACTGGCCTGCGCGAAGGCACCCCCGTTGCCGTGGGAACGGTGGACGCTCTCAGCGAGGCCGTGAGCGTCGGTGCCGTCCAGCCCGGCGACCTGATGGTGATGTACGGCTCGACCACCTTCTTCATTCTCGTGCAGGACGCGCCGACGCCCGACCCGCGCGTGTGGACGGTGGGCGGTGCCTTCGCCGGACAGCACAACCTCGCGGCGGGGATGAGCACCACGGGCAGCCTCACCCGCTGGTTCGCCGACGAGTTCGCCCGCGAGCAGCCCGACACGGGCGCGGCCTACGACGCCCTCTTCGCGGCGGCGGCGGCCCTCCCACCCGGCGCGGACGGCCTCCTCATGCTGCCCTACTTCTCCGGCGAGCGCACGCCCATCAACGACCCACGGGCGCGCGGCGTCGTGGCGGGCCTGACCCTCACGCACACCCGCGCGCACCTCTTCCGGGCCGTGCTGGAGGGCGTCGGCTTCGGCATCCGCCACAACATCGGGGCGTTCCGGGACCTCGGCGCGGACGTGCGGCGCGTCGTGGCGGTCGGCGGCGGCGCGAAGGGCCGGACGTGGCTTCAGATCGTCAGCGACATCGGCGGCGAGACGCAGGAACTCCCCGAGGTCACGGTGGGCGCAAGCTACGGTGACGCCTTCCTCGCCGGGCTGGCGGCGGGCGTCCTGCGCCGGGAAGACCTCTCCCGCTGGGTCCGCCCCGCCCAACCCGTGCGGCCCAATCCGGCCCTCAAGGCCGAGTACGACCGCCTGTATGGGCTGTACCGCGACCTGTACACGCAGACTCGAACGACGGTTCACGCGCTGGGCGACGGCTGA
- a CDS encoding sugar O-acetyltransferase, translating into MSIPTEKSQREKMLAGELYLASDPELYGEHLRAQQLLAEFNATGADEDGRRRDLLTRLLGHLGEGAVIKPSLRCDYGSNIFVGDRTFINYDALMLDCNRIEIGSDVQFAPGVHIYTATHPLDAATRISGLEYALPVTIGDGVWLGGRAIICPGVTIGENTVVGAGSVVTRSLPAGVLAVGNPCRVIREL; encoded by the coding sequence TTGTCCATACCAACGGAGAAGAGTCAGAGGGAGAAGATGCTGGCGGGTGAGCTGTACCTCGCCAGCGACCCAGAGCTGTATGGGGAGCATCTGCGGGCGCAACAGCTCCTCGCCGAGTTCAACGCCACCGGGGCGGACGAGGACGGGAGGCGGCGCGACCTCCTCACAAGATTGTTGGGCCATTTGGGAGAGGGAGCGGTCATCAAACCCAGCCTGCGCTGCGACTACGGCTCCAACATCTTCGTCGGGGACCGGACGTTCATCAACTATGACGCCCTGATGCTCGACTGCAACCGCATCGAGATCGGCTCGGACGTGCAGTTCGCGCCGGGGGTCCATATCTACACGGCGACGCACCCGCTGGACGCGGCGACGCGGATTTCGGGGCTGGAATACGCCCTGCCCGTGACCATCGGCGACGGCGTGTGGCTTGGGGGCCGGGCCATCATCTGTCCGGGCGTCACAATTGGCGAAAATACGGTCGTGGGTGCGGGCAGCGTCGTCACGCGCAGCCTGCCCGCCGGGGTCCTCGCGGTAGGGAATCCCTGCCGGGTGATTCGGGAGCTTTAG
- a CDS encoding sugar transferase: MTHSVITEEFLRPDAPSPGDSPDVRVRVPTTGDLDRRALMNGVVLAGAEAAAVWLTSGVVFHLTVTHVDALPWQLGFTATWLAVAVLMRSYPGYGLDASERLRRTVFSALAAFPGLLGAALAEHAGPGAVALLLGLGLGLSVPAALLGRFLASRLLCRANVWGIDVAVIGHGEAAAQVTETLHNDWSLGYRPVADGQANVAILAVPNIPYAVRDRLLDGPLALFRRVLVMVSQPASDSRWAGSHHLGNFSVLEARRRHLEPGDLRQKRAFDLLVVAVLLPVLLPVLLLVALAVAVDSRGSVLYGANRMGWRGSSFRCWKFRTMHENAEERLAELLEQDHEARNYYDLYHKLPNDPRVTRVGALLRKTSLDELPQLLNVLRGEMSLVGPRPYLPRERPKIGVHADVILGCRPGMTGWWQVSGRSGTRFQERVQMDLQYVRRWSPWLDLTLLGATVRVVLARKGAH; the protein is encoded by the coding sequence GTGACGCATTCGGTCATCACAGAAGAATTCCTGCGGCCCGACGCCCCCTCACCCGGCGACTCCCCCGACGTGCGGGTGCGGGTGCCCACGACCGGGGACCTCGACCGCCGGGCGCTGATGAACGGCGTGGTGCTCGCTGGTGCCGAGGCCGCCGCCGTGTGGCTGACCTCGGGAGTGGTCTTCCACCTCACGGTGACGCACGTGGACGCCCTGCCGTGGCAGCTTGGCTTCACGGCGACCTGGCTGGCGGTGGCCGTCCTGATGCGGAGTTACCCCGGCTATGGGCTGGACGCCAGCGAGCGGCTGCGGCGCACGGTGTTCTCGGCGCTGGCCGCCTTTCCGGGGCTGCTGGGCGCGGCGCTCGCCGAACACGCGGGGCCGGGCGCGGTGGCCCTGCTGCTGGGGCTGGGGCTGGGCCTGAGCGTGCCCGCCGCGCTGCTCGGGCGCTTTCTGGCGTCCCGGTTGCTGTGCCGGGCGAACGTCTGGGGGATCGACGTGGCCGTCATTGGGCACGGTGAGGCCGCCGCTCAGGTCACGGAGACGCTGCACAACGACTGGAGCCTGGGCTACCGCCCCGTGGCGGACGGGCAGGCGAACGTCGCCATTCTGGCGGTGCCCAACATTCCCTACGCGGTGCGCGACCGGCTGCTCGACGGGCCGCTGGCGCTGTTTCGGCGGGTCCTCGTGATGGTGAGCCAGCCTGCCTCCGACAGCCGCTGGGCGGGGTCGCACCACCTGGGCAACTTCAGCGTGCTGGAGGCGCGACGCCGCCACCTGGAACCGGGCGACCTGCGGCAGAAGCGGGCCTTCGACCTGCTGGTGGTGGCCGTGCTCCTCCCGGTCCTCCTGCCGGTGCTGCTGCTCGTGGCGCTCGCCGTGGCCGTGGACTCGCGCGGGTCGGTGCTGTACGGGGCCAACCGCATGGGCTGGCGCGGCAGCTCCTTCCGCTGCTGGAAGTTCCGCACCATGCACGAGAACGCCGAGGAGCGCCTGGCTGAGCTGCTGGAGCAGGACCACGAGGCCCGGAATTACTACGACCTCTACCACAAGCTTCCCAACGACCCGCGCGTCACGCGGGTGGGGGCGCTGCTCCGCAAGACCAGCCTCGACGAGCTGCCCCAGCTCCTGAACGTGCTGCGCGGCGAGATGAGCCTCGTCGGCCCGCGCCCCTACCTGCCGCGTGAGCGCCCCAAGATCGGCGTTCACGCCGACGTGATCCTGGGCTGCCGCCCCGGCATGACCGGCTGGTGGCAGGTGTCGGGCCGCAGCGGCACCCGCTTTCAGGAGCGCGTGCAGATGGACCTCCAGTACGTGCGGCGCTGGAGTCCCTGGCTCGACCTGACGCTGCTCGGGGCGACCGTCCGGGTGGTCCTCGCGCGCAAGGGGGCGCACTGA
- a CDS encoding aminoglycoside adenylyltransferase domain-containing protein has protein sequence MPAEHALTPEIRAMLDALLPGVRAALGGDLLGVYLRGSLALGDFDPETSDVDYLAVTVRPVSEAQFAALARLHDRLAALPGRYAHHLEGSYINRAALRYFGPHERRHPTVGPDWAFGWGDHGGNWVLERWIVRERGVTLLGPDPKSLIAPISAEDLKGGVREELRSWTSQPDEPAWLLRRSYQAFAVETMCRALFTLHTGELPSKPRAVAWALGSLPEPWRELAGRSREWRRDDTPGPATLPEIMRFVRWAAAEGEEAVRHP, from the coding sequence ATGCCTGCCGAACACGCCCTCACCCCAGAAATCCGCGCGATGCTGGACGCCCTGCTCCCCGGTGTCCGGGCCGCCCTCGGTGGCGATCTCCTCGGCGTCTACCTGCGCGGCTCCCTCGCGCTGGGCGATTTCGACCCGGAGACGAGCGACGTGGACTATCTGGCCGTCACCGTGCGCCCGGTATCGGAGGCGCAGTTCGCCGCCCTCGCCAGGCTTCACGACCGGCTCGCCGCCCTGCCGGGCCGCTACGCGCACCATCTGGAAGGTTCCTACATCAACCGCGCCGCCCTGCGCTACTTCGGCCCCCACGAGCGGCGTCATCCGACGGTGGGGCCGGACTGGGCCTTCGGGTGGGGCGACCACGGCGGGAACTGGGTCCTCGAACGCTGGATCGTCCGGGAGCGCGGCGTGACCCTGCTTGGCCCGGACCCGAAATCACTGATCGCGCCCATCTCGGCGGAGGACCTGAAAGGCGGCGTGCGCGAGGAATTGCGCTCGTGGACCTCCCAGCCCGATGAACCCGCGTGGCTCCTGCGCCGCAGCTATCAGGCCTTCGCGGTGGAGACGATGTGCCGCGCGCTGTTCACCCTGCACACGGGCGAGTTACCGAGCAAACCCCGCGCGGTCGCCTGGGCGCTGGGCAGCCTTCCCGAGCCGTGGCGTGAACTGGCGGGGCGGTCGCGGGAGTGGCGGCGGGACGACACGCCCGGCCCGGCGACCCTGCCGGAGATCATGCGGTTCGTGCGGTGGGCGGCAGCAGAGGGGGAAGAGGCAGTCCGTCATCCCTGA
- a CDS encoding MFS transporter: MTFRASLSALTGSLPRPFWVMWWGTLINRLCGFVVPFLTLFLTAQRDLTPMQATLAVNALGLGGFFAQLGGGVLADRLGRRRVMLLALTLSPPFLLGLGFAPSLPLILNCAFVFALIGEMYRPAANAAVADLVPPEERTRAYGLMYWAVNLGFAFAPILAGAIAARSYPLLFVVDAATLLVYAGFIALGVPETRPQVTAGTGRAGAVAVLRREPLLFAFAALTLLFAVVMGQGYVTLPLAMRADGLDERTYGGVIALNGLLIVAVGLFSARLLGRFPAAGVLSAALLLTGVGFGMNALADTAPLYALAVLVWTLGEVAQAAVAPGVVAALAPAHLRGTYAGVLGATWGLSGLLAPLLGGWALGQVGDGLWWGCLGVGSVGALGFLLLAKPLERRLGKGEQI, from the coding sequence GTGACCTTCCGGGCCTCCCTTTCCGCCCTCACCGGCAGCCTGCCGCGCCCCTTCTGGGTGATGTGGTGGGGCACCCTCATCAACCGGCTGTGCGGCTTCGTGGTGCCCTTCCTGACGCTGTTCCTGACTGCCCAGCGTGACCTGACACCCATGCAGGCGACGCTGGCGGTGAATGCACTGGGCCTCGGCGGCTTCTTCGCGCAGCTCGGCGGCGGGGTGCTGGCGGACCGATTGGGGCGGCGGCGGGTGATGCTTCTCGCGCTGACGCTCAGCCCGCCCTTCCTGCTGGGGCTGGGGTTCGCACCGAGTCTGCCGCTCATCCTGAACTGCGCCTTCGTCTTCGCCCTGATCGGCGAGATGTACCGCCCCGCCGCGAACGCCGCCGTCGCCGACCTCGTGCCGCCCGAGGAGCGTACCCGCGCCTACGGGCTGATGTACTGGGCGGTCAACCTCGGCTTCGCCTTCGCCCCCATCCTGGCGGGGGCCATCGCCGCGCGTTCGTACCCGCTGCTGTTCGTGGTGGACGCGGCAACGCTGCTGGTGTACGCCGGGTTCATCGCCCTCGGCGTGCCGGAGACGAGGCCGCAGGTGACGGCGGGAACGGGAAGGGCGGGTGCCGTCGCCGTCCTGCGCCGTGAACCGCTGCTCTTCGCGTTCGCGGCGCTGACGCTCCTCTTCGCCGTCGTGATGGGGCAGGGGTACGTGACCCTGCCGCTCGCCATGCGCGCCGACGGGCTGGACGAGCGGACCTACGGCGGGGTCATTGCGCTCAACGGCCTCCTGATCGTGGCGGTCGGGCTGTTCTCGGCGCGGCTGCTGGGGCGCTTCCCGGCGGCGGGCGTCCTGAGCGCGGCCCTGCTCCTCACGGGGGTGGGCTTCGGAATGAACGCGCTGGCCGACACTGCGCCCCTCTACGCGCTCGCCGTCCTCGTCTGGACGCTGGGGGAGGTCGCGCAGGCCGCCGTGGCACCCGGTGTCGTCGCTGCGCTCGCGCCCGCCCACCTGCGCGGCACTTACGCCGGGGTGCTGGGGGCGACATGGGGCCTGAGCGGACTTCTCGCCCCCCTCCTTGGCGGCTGGGCGCTGGGTCAGGTGGGCGACGGGTTGTGGTGGGGCTGCCTGGGTGTGGGATCAGTCGGTGCCCTCGGCTTCCTCCTCCTGGCAAAACCACTGGAACGCCGCTTGGGGAAAGGGGAGCAGATTTAA
- a CDS encoding NAD(P)-dependent alcohol dehydrogenase, translating to MPTSDTSLPRSSRTSVLHGVRDLRWETREVAAPGPREVRVRVRRVGVCGSDVHYYTHGKIGQFVVEAPLVLGHEVMGVVEAVGEGVTRVRVGDRVALEPGYPCRRCAYCKRGEYNLCPEMTFMATPPVHGSLAEHVIWPDDFAFPLPDSLSDDAGALIEPLAVGVWAARKGNVQPGQSVAVFGAGPIGCTTLQAAKAAGATTLIAVDLEDFRLDLARKVGATHTINARHEDPIQRIREITRSDLPESHAGVDVAFETAGSLPTTRLSLAAPRPGGTTVLVGLPPDPEVSLDIVSAASREVSLRGVFRYANCYPAAIALVASGAVDLDALVTHRYPFERTPEAFEFADREKRTSMKVMIDVG from the coding sequence GTGCCTACCTCTGATACCTCCTTACCCCGCTCCTCCCGAACCAGCGTCCTGCACGGCGTTCGTGACCTGCGCTGGGAGACGCGCGAGGTGGCAGCGCCCGGCCCGCGTGAGGTCCGCGTGCGGGTGCGGCGCGTCGGCGTATGTGGCAGCGACGTGCACTACTACACCCACGGCAAGATCGGTCAATTCGTGGTGGAAGCCCCCCTCGTCCTCGGCCACGAGGTCATGGGCGTGGTGGAGGCGGTGGGCGAGGGCGTGACCCGTGTTCGCGTCGGCGACCGGGTGGCGCTGGAACCCGGCTACCCCTGCCGCCGCTGCGCCTACTGCAAGCGCGGCGAGTACAACCTCTGCCCGGAGATGACCTTCATGGCGACGCCGCCCGTCCACGGTTCGCTCGCCGAACACGTCATCTGGCCCGACGACTTCGCCTTCCCGCTGCCGGACAGCCTCAGCGACGACGCGGGGGCGCTCATTGAGCCGCTCGCGGTCGGCGTGTGGGCGGCGCGCAAGGGCAATGTGCAGCCGGGGCAGAGCGTGGCCGTGTTCGGGGCCGGACCCATCGGCTGCACGACGCTTCAAGCCGCCAAAGCCGCCGGAGCCACGACCCTTATCGCCGTCGATCTGGAGGACTTCCGGCTCGACCTCGCCCGGAAGGTGGGGGCCACGCACACGATCAACGCGCGGCACGAGGACCCCATTCAGCGCATCAGGGAGATCACCCGGAGCGACCTGCCCGAATCTCACGCCGGGGTGGATGTGGCGTTCGAGACGGCGGGGAGCCTCCCGACCACCCGCCTGAGCCTCGCCGCGCCCCGGCCCGGTGGAACGACCGTCCTCGTGGGCCTGCCGCCCGACCCAGAGGTGAGCCTCGACATCGTTTCGGCGGCGAGCCGTGAGGTCAGCCTCCGGGGAGTGTTCCGCTACGCGAACTGCTACCCGGCGGCCATCGCCCTCGTGGCGAGCGGGGCGGTGGACCTCGACGCGCTCGTGACGCACCGCTACCCCTTCGAGCGGACGCCGGAAGCCTTCGAGTTCGCCGACCGCGAGAAACGCACGAGCATGAAGGTCATGATCGATGTCGGGTGA